The following coding sequences are from one Anopheles bellator chromosome X, idAnoBellAS_SP24_06.2, whole genome shotgun sequence window:
- the LOC131213364 gene encoding pancreatic triacylglycerol lipase: MTNLDVVELTREREQVLAAQQSIAEWRKSLKHPNKNDHHSRRKKRADRKIAETEESHYTDKNNATTNGEDPDYLESSVVCYGVLGCFHETDHLPEMLPSSPAEVNTRFLVYTTTHRSEKPLIEFSYEELVDAGFGTGQWNNATNETRTMPADNNKSSALLKTFGDLTNRSVRVIVHGFGSNCGLVWIYEMRTALMAVENCTVICVDWENGAKLPNYVRAAANTRLVGRQLALLLRLLRTHNRLQPARVHLIGFSLGSHVAGFAGFEFSNLAETTSAVDSIWRITGLDPAGPLFEAQPPEVRLDAGDAQFVDVIHSNGENLILGGLGSWQPMGTVDYYPNGGRVQHGCTNLFVGAVTDIIWAPPTTVEGRSLCNHRRAYKFFIDSVAPRCHFPAFPCESYDQFAAGECFDCGSGSKNVNSACGHMGYYATNRDVGGHGQLYLRTRDEEPYCANQFRLRLRNAPDELPLRTVGRFELTLEGGDSGNGVDDGSAVPVLTFNETFHLDETREDREFHAGQWLTTILVPHPALGRRPRALTITYRPYRGGWWQRSSVGKQLWRIGPILLTADNQKVYGSCGILTLQADVPVRVELAPILRDTLHSDAEECFEEVKGGPNTLDDVVKPDNEYLSWTPVAISIPRHTHTNEKRSFSDTVDTDIIPLDKPFVDTEKNSMTLPTAQTVQLFPSRLVSFFERAERYARRTWDALFNENVTLSTETEVGSVSTEYTNMESDTEKNASVDEIDDIRIALPTFKPITMPVESSVGSGRKHYTRFIPLVYESTKIPGSNNKTEHADRP; the protein is encoded by the exons ATGACCAATCTGGATGTCGTGGAGTTGACAAGGGAACGCGAGCAGGTACTAGCAGCTCAGCAATCAATTGCCGAATGGCGCAAAAGTTTGAAGCACCCAAACAAGAACGATCACCATTCCCGGCGGAAAAAACGGGCCGATCGCAAGATTGCTGAAACGGAAGAATCTCATTACACCGATAAAAATAATGCTACAACAAATGGAGAGGATCCAGACTATCTGGAATCGTCGGTGGTATGCTACGGGGTATTGGGATGCTTTCACGAAACGGACCACCTACCAGAAATGCTACCCTCTTCTCCAGCAGAAGTAAATACGCGATTTTTAGTGTACACCACTACGCACCG GAGTGAAAAGCCATTGATCGAGTTTTCATACGAAGAATTGGTTGACGCAGGTTTTGGAACAGGCCAATGGAATAACGCAACCAACGAAACTAGGACTATGCCCGCAGATAATAATAAGTCGTCTGCTTTGCTGAAAACATTTGGAGATTTGACCAACCGATCCGTACGTGTTATCGTACATGGCTTTGGATCTAACTGTGGCCTTGTGTGGATCTATGAGATGCGTACTGCTCTAATGGCTGTG GAAAATTGTACAGTGATATGCGTTGACtgggaaaatggtgcaaagCTACCGAACTACGTCCGCGCTGCTGCCAATACGCGGCTTGTCGGCAGACAATTGGCACTGTTGTTGCGCCTTCTTCGTACGCACAATCGCCTCCAACCTGCACGGGTGCATTTGATCGGCTTCAGTCTGGGATCACACGTAGCAGGTTTTGCCGGGTTCGAGTTTTCCAACCTTGCCGAAACGACAAGCGCCGTCGATAGCATCTGGCGCATAACTGGATTGGACCCGGCTGGGCCTCTATTTGAAGCACAACCGCCCGAGGTGCGCCTCGATGCCGGAGATGCTCAGTTTGTGGACGTCATTCATTCGAACGGTGAAAATCTCATTCTGGGTGGCCTTGGGTCATGGCAGCCTATGGGCACCGTCGATTATTATCCTAATGGAGGCCGCGTTCAACATGGATGCACTAATTTGTTTGTCGGCGCCGTCACCGATATTATCTGGG CGCCACCTACCACCGTTGAAGGCCGTTCGTTGTGCAACCACCGTCGAGCATATAAATTTTTTATCGATTCCGTCGCTCCAAGATGTCATTTCCCCGCATTTCCCTGTGAAAGTTATGACCAGTTCGCCGCAGGTGAATGCTTCGAttgtggcagcggcagcaaaaatgtTAATTCTGCCTGCGGTCATATGGGCTATTATGCAACAAACCGCGATGTTGGTGGCCATGGTCAGCTATACCTGCGCACAAGGGACGAGGAGCCGTACTGTGCTAATCAATTTCGACTGCGGCTGCGTAACGCTCCCGATGAGCTACCTCTGCGTACGGTGGGTCGTTTTGAACTCACGCTGGAAGGAGGTGACAGTGGAAATGGTGTCGACGATGGCAGTGCAGTTCCAGTATTAACATTCAACGAAACATTCCATTTGGATGAAACTCGTGAAGATAGAGAATTCCATGCTGGTCAATGGTTGACGACTATCTTGGTTCCCCATCCGGCACTAGGACGTCGGCCGCGTGCTTTGACTATAACGTATCGTCCGTACCGCGGAGGATGGTGGCAGAGGTCTAGTGTGGGAAAACAACTATGGCGGATAGGACCCATTCTATTAACGGCGGACAATCAGAAGGTCTACGGATCATGTGGAATTTTGACGCTTCAGGCGGATGTTCCAGTACGGGTCGAGCTGGCCCCCATACTGCGTGATACTCTGCATAGCGATGCAGAGGAATGTTTTGAGGAAGTTAAAGGAGGCCCAAATACTTTAGATGATGTCGTCAAACCTGATAATGAATATCTTTCCTGGACCCCGGTAGCAATTAGTATACCTCGCCATACACACACTAACGAGAAACGTTCGTTTTCTGATACCGTGGACACAGATATCATTCCTTTGGATAAACCATTTGTGGACACTGAAAAAAATTCCATGACATTGCCAACGGCGCAAACCGTGCAGCTTTTTCCGTCACGTTTAGTGTCTTTTTTTGAACGTGCTGAAAGATATGCGCGGCGCACGTGGGACGCCCTATTCAATGAGAATGTAACGTTATCGACTGAAACGGAAGTCGGATCGGTGTCTACCGAATATACCAACATGGAGTCAGACACCGAGAAAAACGCGAGCGTCGACGAAATTGACGACATAAGAATAGCGTTACCCACATTTAAACCGATTACGATGCCCGTCGAAAGCTCGGTCGGCAGCGGGAGAAAACATTATACCAGGTTTATTCCGCTAGTGTACGAATCAACTAAAATTCCGGgatcgaacaacaaaacagaacatgCTGACAGACCATGA
- the LOC131213832 gene encoding dual specificity mitogen-activated protein kinase kinase 6, with protein sequence MSSRRVKPGLKVKLDGAGTSNNAPDSSEGSTPRNLDKRGTLTVGERSFVVEADHLRKLADLGRGAYGIVEKMLHQPSGTVMAVKRITVTSGLGVAGGAGSVQSQEQKRLLMDLDVSMRASDCRHTVQFYGALFREGDVWICMEVMDTSVDKFYPIVYKRPGRTIPERILGRIALAIVRALHYLHTELRVIHRDVKPSNVLMNRYGQVKMCDFGISGYLVDSVAKTIDAGCKPYMAPERIDPASCSRTAGYDIKSDVWSLGITMVEIATGRFPYSAWRTPFEQLKQVVTDEPPRLPKVAAAGSEEFTSDFHAFIDNCLKKHYQQRANYEQLLAMEFMKRYDDDAKSETSDMAQYICTILDERDAIAEESVSLPE encoded by the exons ATGTCCTCCCGGAGGGTAAAACCGGGTTTAAAAGTGAAGCTTGATGGAGCAGGCACAAGTAATAATGCGCCAGATAGTTCAGAAGGCTCCACCCCGAGAAATTTGGATAAAAGAGGAACACTGACCGTAGGCGAGCGATCATTCGTAGTGGAAGCGGATCACCTTCGAAAGCTAGCTGATCTAGGTCGAGGAGCATATGGCATTGTCGAGAAAATGTTGCATCAACCATCCGGCACGGTAATGGCTGTTAAACGTATCACAGTAACGAGTGGCCTAGGGGTAGCTGGTGGAGCCGGCAGCGTTCAGTCTCAGGAACAGAAAAGATTACTGATGGATTTGGACGTATCTATGAGGGCCAGTGACTGCCGACACACTGTACAGTTCTATGGAGCATTGTTCCGTGAAGGCGACGTTTGGATTTGCATGGAAGTTATGGATACTAGTGTGGATAAGTTTTATCCTATAGTGTATAAACGACCAGGACGGACTATCCCGGAACGCATTCTGGGACGTATTGCGCTCGCAATAGTCCGCGCGTTGCACTATTTACACACTGAACTTCGTGTAATCCATCGCGATGTGAAGCCATCAAATGTACTCATGAATCGCTACGGTCAAGTAAAAATGTGTGACTTTGGAATATCTG GGTACCTCGTTGACTCGGTAGCGAAAACAATTGACGCGGGGTGCAAACCTTATATGGCTCCGGAGAGAATCGACCCAGCAAGCTGTAGCCGAACCGCAGGATATGATATTAAATCCGATGTTTGGTCGTTAGGTATAACAATGGTGGAGATCGCCACTGGACGTTTTCCGTATTCCGCTTGGCGAACGCCGTTCGAGCAGCTTAAACAAGTCGTTACAGATGAACCCCCCAGATTGCCGAaagttgctgctgcgggaAGCGAAGAGTTTACTTCAGATTTTCATGCCTTTATCGATAACTGTTTGAAGAAACATTATCAACAACGTGCCAATTATGAACAGCTTCTTGCAATGGAATTTATGAAGCGCTACGACGATGATGCAAAATCTGAAACAAGTGATATGGCCCAGTACATTTGCACGATACTGGATGAACGTGATGCAATTGCTGAGGAAAGCGTGAGCCTTCCGGAGTAA